TCATGGGTACAATATTAGCCAGTCTCTGGACTTCATGAATCACAGCATCTGTGTATGGTAAGTTTTTTCTGTCCTCTGATGCAGGTTCACGGCCAGCAAGTATCTCGTCGATCTCCTTCTGAACTCGATCTATGACCAGTGAGAGAACATATACAGCATATAAAGTGTTCATATCAGTGAGATCTCTCATTATGATGCTTTTAAGACAAATTTGAAAGTGATGATGGAAACAGCATATTTTTCTCCCTCAGTTTGGACGTCTGACCTTGTATGTGAGGGTACTTGGCCATGAGCAGCAGACCCCAGCACAGCGTCGTGCCGGTCGTGTCTGTACCAGCAGCAAACAGGTTTGACACGGTAGTGATCAGATTCTGCTCGTGGAAGTGTGATTTGGTTTCTCCAGAATCCTgcatcaaacacaaacacacacttcatccTCAGTATAAGGCTTAATGATCCAGTACCATGAAACACGTGCATAAAAATGAACAGTTGATTCAATACTGAAAACCAAACACCAGTGGTAAAGGTTCAAGCTGTTTCTGGCATAAATTCATGTAATACTTTACCTGTGTGCTTTGTTTGTGGATGAGGAACGAGTCGATGAATCCTCTGCTCTCAAGCGGGTTCAAAGTCTCCTGTAAGACGTACACCAGCTCCTTAATTTCTCTTCTCAGGCTTTCCCTACTTTTCATCACCAGCCTCCACGTCTTCATCCAGGGACCAAGAGCCGGACACATGTTATAGATCTGCAGTTGGAAACACACAACAGCTTTGAAATAGATCTGTCAGAGTTTCAGACCAGAGCCAAAACTATTTCAAACAGTGCTTGAGCATGAGACTGATCTGTACCTACAGCATTTTTGGTCATCTTCTCATATCTTCATATCTGATTGGACCCGTATTATTGCCTTTTATATTAAACACCATATTATACTTGCAATATATATAGGTTTTTCACTGGCACTGTTTCAATGGAGCACAAAGCCACAGTATTCAATTTATAAATTGCTTACGTGGCACTCTTAAAAATtaaagttctttattggcatttatGGTTCCATGAAAACAACTGATGTCACATGACAGCCACAGACCAGGGTTATTATTATCCACCAAAAATAGaacttttctcattttcatttctcaTTTCAAGTGAACTttctcacttttcactttcactaaacttaaaataatgaaacaaataaagctgaaaatgctataaaatgtataacaaattatataaacataaatttaaaaaaaaataaagattttttattgGTATAGATGGCTCCATGAAAACATTTAATTGCACAAATGTTTCTTTATAGTGAAAAAAGGATCTTCAAACTAAGAAAATAAAAGGTTCTTTTAAAGAACTGTTCACTAAAAGGTTCTttagggaaccaaaaatggttcttctaatgcactgctgcaaaaaataaaatgaagctcAATGCTACTGAAGCATCACTGCAATGAATGGCACCAAAACACAAATGACTGGTGACTACCTGTATCACAACAGAACCAATCATCTGGATGTTCTTTTTGGCCTTGTTCACCATATTCTGAAACTTTGGGTCCTCATACTCAAACCGTTTCCCATAAACAATAGCTGAGATGATGTTGGAGACGGCGTAATTCACCGGTTGGGTCGTATCAAATGGATTTCCTGCAATACGCATGCAAGCAGAGAAGAAATGTAGAgtaattttatatttagaaaaGTGTGCCATTAATAAAAGCAAGTGTTCTACCTTGAAACTTCTCAAACACTTCCCGCAGATAACGCGTCTCATCCACTATTTTCTCTTCACTCATTTTCTTGCCCATTCCAAAGTCCCGAAGAGTTGAAAGAGCGAATCTTCTCATAGCCTTCCAGCTGTCTCCATTAGCAAAGAGGATTCCTGCGGAGAAACATGGTTTGTATTTATAAATCACCAGAGAGGATGATGGGTACTGATTATCCTTCTAAATTTTTGATCCATTATATATTAACAAGCATGAAACATAACTGAGAAAAACATTGCAGTCAATGATTAAGCTGCAACAGTGATGTATTAGAGCACAATATGCAATGTCATGCTGATGTTTTACCGAATCCTTGATTGAAATCCTGGAATATGGGGGTAATGTCTCTTTCCCCAAATTCGTCCGCCTGGTTCACGAGTGCTTGTTTAACGGTCTTGTATCCTGCCAGAACCACAAACTTCTTGGGTCCAAAATGCACTGTGAACACCGACCCATATTTCTTGGACAACTGTGAAACAAATGTACACATTATCTTACTCATGCATTGATCTGTCTCTAGTGGCGCTGGAATGAAAACAGGCAAAGAACTTGGAAAGTGGAAAATCGCTGACAGAAAGTTCCTTAGATTTAAAGTAATCGACTCAAATATGTCTTTGTAAATCTTTTACTACTCTTTTACTACTAACTTCAAATGTaatcctgaattttcagcatctagtttttgttttgtctcaTGCCATAATCCACTGGCAATAGGATTTTTTAATGATATATTCAAtatttgtgaagaaaaataaGCCAAGAGACAGAAACTCACTTTGAAGAGGCTCATGTGAAGTTGTCTGAGGTCCAGTAGGTGCAGGTTCCCCAGGAGAGGCAGTGGTTTGGGTCCTGGAGGATCTTCTGGAGAGCTGGAGCTCATTGAGAAGAGATAAACAACCAAAACCAACAGCACAGCAGCGAGTAAAGCTCCTGTGGTGGACACATGTGTGAGAAGAGTTTCCACTAAAGCCATAGTCAGAGAGCTTTCCAAAACAACCGTGAGCCTTCGCACAAAATCTGTTTTTAGGTCATCGTGTTACAACATGCTGAAAACATTGAGGGGAGGAGCTGAACACGGTTCAAAGCACACAGAGCTGCTCATATTACCAGCCAACCTCGGAGCGCCTCTAAACCAGAACAGCTGAGCTAGTGAGTGTGCGTCTACTTAGAGGAACTGTTTTTAGGACATTTACTTTGTTTTGAAAGCATTGGTACACTGCCTTCTTCTAAAAAGTACAATGCCTATTTCTCGCCACCCTCGAAAAAGTTTGCTCAAGTCAGCACAGATCTAGAAATTActcaatcaaatgtatttttggacATTTCATGGGGATATGACGTCACTGGCAGGCAACACAATGACACTAGAAACATGGTCTGCGTCACAAgataaaattgcttatttctctggatttaaacattcttcgaaacatttgcgataatgtaagtacacaagtcagtataatatataacactgttctgttttgggtatttaaatagaaaactctTACATAGTATTGTGCCTTGTACTTGAAGTATTTAACCCAGTGtattatattctgtatattttctgGTTTTAAATTCAGGTTTC
The nucleotide sequence above comes from Carassius gibelio isolate Cgi1373 ecotype wild population from Czech Republic chromosome B3, carGib1.2-hapl.c, whole genome shotgun sequence. Encoded proteins:
- the LOC127953239 gene encoding cytochrome P450 2K1-like isoform X1 — translated: MALVETLLTHVSTTGALLAAVLLVLVVYLFSMSSSSPEDPPGPKPLPLLGNLHLLDLRQLHMSLFKLSKKYGSVFTVHFGPKKFVVLAGYKTVKQALVNQADEFGERDITPIFQDFNQGFGILFANGDSWKAMRRFALSTLRDFGMGKKMSEEKIVDETRYLREVFEKFQGNPFDTTQPVNYAVSNIISAIVYGKRFEYEDPKFQNMVNKAKKNIQMIGSVVIQIYNMCPALGPWMKTWRLVMKSRESLRREIKELVYVLQETLNPLESRGFIDSFLIHKQSTQDSGETKSHFHEQNLITTVSNLFAAGTDTTGTTLCWGLLLMAKYPHIQDRVQKEIDEILAGREPASEDRKNLPYTDAVIHEVQRLANIVPMNLPHMTSCDVSFNGYVIKKGTCVLPLLTSVLRDETEWETPDSFNPGHFLDENGQLRKRDAFIPFSAVIDLSGRRACLGESLARMELFLFFTSLLQRFHFTPPPGVSEDDLDLTPVVGFTLNPSPHKLCAISRTESQPN
- the LOC127953239 gene encoding cytochrome P450 2K1-like isoform X2, producing the protein MALVETLLTHVSTTGALLAAVLLVLVVYLFSMSSSSPEDPPGPKPLPLLGNLHLLDLRQLHMSLFKLSKKYGSVFTVHFGPKKFVVLAGYKTVKQALVNQADEFGERDITPIFQDFNQGFGILFANGDSWKAMRRFALSTLRDFGMGKKMSEEKIVDETRYLREVFEKFQGNPFDTTQPVNYAVSNIISAIVYGKRFEYEDPKFQNMVNKAKKNIQMIGSVVIQIYNMCPALGPWMKTWRLVMKSRESLRREIKELVYVLQETLNPLESRGFIDSFLIHKQSTQDSGETKSHFHEQNLITTVSNLFAAGTDTTGTTLCWGLLLMAKYPHIQDRVQKEIDEILAGREPASEDRKNLPYTDAVIHEVQRLANIVPMNLPHMTSCDVSFNGYVIKKGTCVLPLLTSVLRDETEWETPDSFNPGHFLDENGQLRKRDAFIPFSAGRRACLGESLARMELFLFFTSLLQRFHFTPPPGVSEDDLDLTPVVGFTLNPSPHKLCAISRTESQPN